One stretch of Pirellulales bacterium DNA includes these proteins:
- a CDS encoding helix-turn-helix transcriptional regulator, which yields MQINKELTAASTIPLVLAILADADSYGYAIIQRVRELSGGRLEWTDGMLYPVLHRLERLGHIKARWEAAESGRRRKYYRITAQGRKQLAEERRQWQVVDTALRDVWQLLSVSARPSARPCFGGA from the coding sequence ATGCAGATCAACAAGGAGCTGACCGCCGCCTCGACGATTCCCCTGGTGCTCGCCATCCTGGCGGACGCGGACAGCTACGGTTACGCGATCATTCAACGCGTTCGCGAGCTCTCGGGCGGACGCCTGGAGTGGACCGACGGGATGCTCTATCCCGTGCTGCACCGGCTCGAGCGGTTGGGCCACATCAAGGCGCGGTGGGAAGCGGCCGAAAGTGGTCGCCGTCGCAAGTATTACCGGATCACGGCGCAGGGACGCAAACAGCTCGCCGAAGAGCGCAGGCAATGGCAGGTTGTCGACACGGCCTTGCGCGACGTCTGGCAGTTGCTATCCGTCAGCGCGCGGCCGTCGGCCCGACCCTGTTTCGGGGGAGCCTAG
- a CDS encoding permease prefix domain 1-containing protein, with amino-acid sequence MSTTDPSWSLEAQIDQWRNYLRRRQAIDAVDVAELEDNLREQIGALRGAGLAADEAFLVAVKRMGALDELSCEFAREHAERLWKQLVVSSSADPTWSTVQTEGLVAVALGVVAAGLTKLPELFGLSLADHEEFYLRNLSFFTLPLLTVYFVWRRRLTAGRALQLAAVFVVAGLFANVYPFVKGGHTQALLALHLPIALWLVVGMAYAGVRWRDVAGRMDFIRFSGELYIYYVLIALGGGVFMAFLAMLFKAIGIDPDPIAEWIMPCGAAGAVFVASWLVEAKQSVIENMAPVLTRLFTPLFAILLISFLAIVLWTGRAIDISRDVLIAFDLLLAVVLGLLLYAVSARDPRSPPGAFDFVQVVLVLSALMADAVALWAIAARISEFGFSPNRVAALGENLILLVNLAWAVALYIRFLRGQTSFESLEQWLTSYLPVYFVWAAIVVIVFPPLFGFR; translated from the coding sequence ATGTCGACGACCGATCCCTCGTGGTCCCTGGAAGCGCAAATCGACCAGTGGCGAAACTACCTCCGCCGTCGCCAGGCGATCGACGCGGTCGATGTGGCCGAGCTGGAAGACAATCTCCGCGAGCAGATCGGCGCTCTCCGCGGCGCAGGGCTTGCCGCGGATGAAGCGTTCCTGGTGGCCGTAAAGCGGATGGGCGCGCTCGATGAGCTGTCTTGCGAGTTTGCCCGAGAGCACGCGGAACGACTCTGGAAACAGCTCGTCGTTTCGTCGAGCGCCGACCCGACCTGGAGCACGGTTCAGACCGAGGGCCTCGTCGCGGTCGCGCTGGGGGTCGTGGCGGCGGGCCTCACGAAGCTGCCCGAGCTGTTTGGACTGAGTCTCGCGGATCACGAGGAGTTTTATCTCAGGAACCTGAGTTTTTTCACGCTGCCGCTGTTGACCGTCTATTTCGTCTGGCGGCGGCGGCTCACGGCCGGCAGGGCCCTGCAACTGGCCGCGGTGTTCGTCGTGGCGGGCCTTTTTGCCAACGTCTATCCCTTTGTGAAAGGAGGCCACACCCAGGCGCTCCTGGCCCTGCATCTGCCGATTGCCCTGTGGCTGGTGGTGGGCATGGCCTATGCAGGCGTCCGTTGGCGCGACGTCGCCGGCCGCATGGATTTCATTCGCTTCTCGGGCGAGTTGTACATCTATTACGTCCTGATCGCCCTGGGTGGCGGCGTGTTCATGGCCTTCCTGGCGATGCTCTTCAAGGCGATCGGGATCGATCCCGACCCGATTGCCGAATGGATCATGCCGTGCGGAGCGGCCGGCGCCGTATTCGTCGCTTCCTGGCTGGTCGAGGCCAAGCAAAGCGTGATCGAAAACATGGCCCCGGTGCTGACGCGCCTTTTCACTCCCTTATTCGCGATCCTGCTGATCTCGTTTCTCGCGATCGTGCTGTGGACCGGCCGTGCGATCGACATCTCGCGCGACGTGCTCATCGCCTTCGATCTGCTGCTGGCGGTGGTGCTCGGCCTGTTGCTCTATGCGGTCTCCGCGCGTGACCCGCGGTCGCCGCCGGGGGCCTTTGACTTCGTCCAGGTGGTGCTGGTGCTCAGCGCGCTCATGGCCGACGCGGTCGCCCTGTGGGCCATCGCTGCCCGCATCAGCGAGTTCGGCTTCAGCCCCAACCGCGTCGCGGCCCTCGGCGAGAACCTGATTCTGCTGGTCAATCTGGCCTGGGCCGTCGCACTCTACATCCGCTTCCTCCGCGGGCAGACTTCCTTCGAGAGCCTCGAACAGTGGCTCACCAGCTATCTGCCCGTGTACTTCGTGTGGGCGGCGATTGTCGTGATTGTGTTTCCCCCGCTGTTCGGGTTCCGCTGA